One Oryza glaberrima chromosome 11, OglaRS2, whole genome shotgun sequence genomic region harbors:
- the LOC127755071 gene encoding NAC domain-containing protein 90-like, translated as MATTRSGGGGAISDPFATPGFRFYPTEEELLGFYLRHRLAGTRPDVERVIPVVDVYGYHPSQLAAVAGEASARDTEQWFFFCPRAERELHGGRPARTTPSGYWKATGSPSCVISSATNRVIGVKRTMVFYQGRAPTGTKTRWKMNEYKAVADDADAAAAAMLHPMAPPRLRNELGVCRVYISTGTLRSFDRRPLDNQAAAPTQQQVMPSLTAAAAVNTNLCGGGGGVVFAGAQGDSSRDCSSSSGSRELAGGADGSEDDAIDWNSLISSATADDLGFNTVVGFDPSIVGSWPQV; from the exons ATGGCCACcacgaggagcggcggcggcggcgccatcagcGACCCATTTGCGACGCCGGGGTTCCGCTTCTACCCGACGGAGGAGGAGCTTCTCGGCTTctacctccgccaccgcctcgccggcaCGAGGCCCGACGTCGAGCGCGTCATCCCCGTCGTCGACGTCTACGGCTACCACCCGTCccagctcgccgccgtggccggggAGGCGAGCGCGCGCGACACGGAGCAGTGGTTCTTCTTCTGCCCGCGCGCCGAGCGGGAGCtccacggcggccggccggcgcgcacCACGCCGTCGGGGTACTGGAAGGCCACGGGATCCCCGTCCTGCGTCATCTCCTCCGCCACAAACAGGGTCATCGGCGTCAAGCGCACCATGGTGTTCTACCAGGGCCGCGCCCCCACCGGCACCAAGACCCGCTGGAAGATGAACGAGTACaaggccgtcgccgacgacgccgacgccgccgccgccgccatgctccaCCCAATGGCGCCTCCCAGG CTGAGGAACGAGCTGGGAGTGTGCCGGGTGTACATCAGCACGGGCACGCTGAGATCGTTCGACCGCCGGCCGCTCGATAATCAAGCGGCGGCGCCCACCCAGCAACAGGTGATGCCATctttgacggcggcggcggcggtgaacaCGAacctctgcggcggcggcggcggcgtcgtgttCGCCGGTGCACAAGGAGACAGCTCCCGCGACTGCAGCTCGTCGTCGGGGTCGCGAgaactcgccggcggcgccgacgggtcTGAAGACGACGCCATCGACTGGAACTCGCTCATCAGTAGCGCCACTGCTGATGATCTCGGCTTCAACACCGTCGTTGGTTTTGATCCTAGCATCGTCGGATCATGGCCACAAGTCTAG